The following is a genomic window from Dehalogenimonas sp. 4OHTPN.
GCGCCGCTTTGGGAGCGGCAGTGATGATCGGAGGGGTGACCTTGATCACCCAACGCTCCCGCCTGTCCTCAGACACAGCCATTGGATTGCTGTTCGTTGGCATGCTAGCCCTCGGCGTGGTCATCGTGTCGCGTTCCGGTTCCTTCTCCGGCGACCTTACGCGTATCCTTTTTGGCGAACTCCTAGGCATCTCCTGGGGAGACATCGCGGTCCAACTCATCGCTACCCTTGCCATTGCCGCTATCGCCGCCATCTGCGCCCGGCCATTCATGCTGATGGCTTTTGATCCGGAGCAAGCCCAGGTGGCTGGCTTCTCTTCGAAGAAGTACCATTACCTGATGATGCTGCTCATTGCCGCCACCATTATCTTTTCCTTCCAGACAGTGGGGACGCTGCTGGTCTTCGGCCTGCTCATAGCTCCAGCCGGGGCTGGGGCACTTCTAGCCTCGCGGGTAGGCGCCATGATGGCCTGGGCGGCAGGCTTCGGGACATTGTCAATGTACGCCGGGCTACTCATAAGCTACCATTTCAATTTAGCCGCGGGAGCGGCGGTTATTTTGGTAGCCACTGCTATTTTCTTCACCGTTTTCACCATCCAGAATCTTCAGACCCGCAAGCAGCAACGGCAGGCACACTCCGAGGAGGCAGCCAGTGGCTAGCCTGACGTCCGATCCCGACATCGTCGCTCGCGGCCTAGCCATTGGCTACAATGGAGAAAAGGTCGTCGATAACATCAACTTCGAGCTAGCCCAAGGACAGGCTATCGCTCTGATCGGCACCAACGGCTCAGGCAAATCGACGCTACTGAAAACCATCGTAGGCTTGTTGCCACAACTGGGCGGCGAACTTCGGGTCTTCGGCGATACCCCCGGACGCCACCCCAGGCGCATCGCCTACCTGGGACAGTTCCATGCCTCAGGCTTTGTTCTGCCGCTTCGGGCTATCGATGTTGTCAGCATGAGCCGTTACCCCTCTCTGGGGCTTTTCGGCCGAATGGGTGCCGCGGACCGCGATATCGTCCGCAAGTCAATGGCGGTTATGGGCGTGGCGGATCTGGCTGAGGCTCCGCTACGGACGCTATCGGGCGGCCAGCAGCAAAGAGTCTACCTGGCTCAGGTGCTGGCCCACCAAGCCGATCTCCTGGTGATGGATGAGCCGACGGCCGGATTGGACGTGGGAGGCCGAGAACGCTACCTGCAGGCCATCAAGGATGAACTCTGCCGCGGCGCATCCGTCGTGGTGACGACTCATGACGTCCAAGACGAGGCTGCGCTATGTCACCAAGTAATGCTTCTGGCCCACCGCGTTGTCGCCCTTGGTCCGCCGGACGAAGTGTTGACACCCCAAGCGTTGCTGGAGACCTTCGGTATTGTCATCGGAGGCGACCAGAAACGCTTCACTGTCCTTGAGTGCGTCCACCCCCACCATGAGCATCGGTGACGGCAACCAACCAACGTGGCTGTTTAGTTCTTGCGGTAACTAATAATGATCTTTTTCTCTGAGGGAGAAGCTTTCTGGTACAGCTCTTCTAACATCAAAAATATGGTATTTCGGGCTCTTTGAGATAACCGTCGGTCCGCTTGGATCGAGGAGATCAGATCTTGTAGGATCGATTTTTGGCCGTTTACTAAAAAATCGATGCTGACTCCGAGTGCCTCAGCCAGCTTGTCCAGGATCTCTATCGAAGGCAGGCGATGATTCTTTTCTATCGCTGAAACGTGTTGAGGCGTGATATCCAACTGTTTTGCGATATCTAGCTGAGTAAGTCTCAATCCGATTCTTTTTCTTCGAATCCTGTCACCGATCGACATCGCGTCCCTGTATTACTGAAAGTATTTTTTTCAGCACAAATATTAATGCTTTTGTAATTGAAAATCAAAAGACAACTGTATGTTGAATAATGGGTTTAATAGGTGTACAGTGGAACTAGTTCTTAATATTTTTAGAATAATACGCAAATTAGCAAAACAATAATGTACATGTTTGAGTACAAAGAACCGCTGCGGTTGGGAGAGCTGTCGTTGTGAAGACCACAATAATTCTGGCCGATGATCATGCTATCGTAAGACGAGGCATCAAAGCGTTACTAGAATATGAGCCGGACTTCCACGTTGTTGCCGAGGCGAGTGATGGGGCAGCGGCACTTTTATTGATCGAAAACCATCGCCCGCATATTCTTGTCACAGACCTATCTATGCCCAACCTTTCAGGGATCCAACTCCTCAAAATTATTAAAGAGAAAAAACTGCCGGTCAGATCGGTGGTGCTCTCCACTTACGGGGATACTCCTTACGTCCTTGATTCCATGGAAGCCGGAGCATATGGTTATGTTCTAAAGGAAGCAGGGGTGGAACACTTGGTGACCGCAATCCGTGAGGCGCAATCCGGCCGGCGGTACCTCAGCCCGCCGTTATCTGAAACGATAGCGGTGAACTGACAATCCCTGAAAACCACGACATCATATGGAGATCGAAGGATAATTCAGGAGGAAACTTACATATGTCAACTGAAAAATTCAGCATTTCCGGAGAGAAAGTTGTCGGTAAGGTAAAAGACTTGATCCGCCAGGGCAACATACGGCGGGTTAGGTTAATCCATGAAGGTAAAGCAATTATCGATATTCCACTTTCTGTCGGAGCGCCAGTAGCTGCGGTGGGTATCCTCGCGGCACCGCTTCTGGCCGCTGTTGGCGCCTTCGCGGCGCTGGTTACAGAATGCACCATCGAGGTCGAAAAGGTAGACGAGTCTCCGCCATAACCGGGGCAATAGCCCGGATGAATCATCAGAAGTAGCGGGCTGCCTTCCAGGTGATATTACTTAACTCAGGTAAAACAATAACAGCCTCCGTATCTTGTTTTTTCTAACCTCGAGTGATAGTATTCGGGGCTGGAGAGAAAGTATTGCGCCTGCGACAATACGACCCTGAAAAGTCGGTATCCTATCTCAAGTTGATAGAAACCGTGTTGCACCACTACGATGACTTCCGGCGTCCGGAAGACATCTTGGGGCTGGTGGGCGAAAGACGGCTGACCGACGTGACTCACACGCCTGAGATGGGCGACGCCGTATTCAGTCTGTATGACGGCGGCGACCAGCGGATTTACCAGTTCAAGGAGAGCCTCAACCGGGGCGGCACGATTGACGTGACCTTCAACCGCAACCGTTTGGAGAATTTCCACGGCCACCTGTTTTTCGAAGGAATATGGGGCAAAGCCGGAGCGATCGTTTACGGCAACCTCCGTTTTGCCCGGCTAATCGACGCCTTGGTCGGGCGGAATAATATCCGTTTCGAAAAAGACTCCCATCAGTACTTCTGCCACTACCACAACTTGGTCGTTTCATATAACAATCAGATTGAAATGGGTATTCC
Proteins encoded in this region:
- a CDS encoding metal ABC transporter ATP-binding protein, which translates into the protein MASLTSDPDIVARGLAIGYNGEKVVDNINFELAQGQAIALIGTNGSGKSTLLKTIVGLLPQLGGELRVFGDTPGRHPRRIAYLGQFHASGFVLPLRAIDVVSMSRYPSLGLFGRMGAADRDIVRKSMAVMGVADLAEAPLRTLSGGQQQRVYLAQVLAHQADLLVMDEPTAGLDVGGRERYLQAIKDELCRGASVVVTTHDVQDEAALCHQVMLLAHRVVALGPPDEVLTPQALLETFGIVIGGDQKRFTVLECVHPHHEHR
- a CDS encoding helix-turn-helix transcriptional regulator, with amino-acid sequence MSIGDRIRRKRIGLRLTQLDIAKQLDITPQHVSAIEKNHRLPSIEILDKLAEALGVSIDFLVNGQKSILQDLISSIQADRRLSQRARNTIFLMLEELYQKASPSEKKIIISYRKN
- a CDS encoding response regulator transcription factor, with the translated sequence MKTTIILADDHAIVRRGIKALLEYEPDFHVVAEASDGAAALLLIENHRPHILVTDLSMPNLSGIQLLKIIKEKKLPVRSVVLSTYGDTPYVLDSMEAGAYGYVLKEAGVEHLVTAIREAQSGRRYLSPPLSETIAVN
- a CDS encoding DUF4342 domain-containing protein yields the protein MSTEKFSISGEKVVGKVKDLIRQGNIRRVRLIHEGKAIIDIPLSVGAPVAAVGILAAPLLAAVGAFAALVTECTIEVEKVDESPP
- a CDS encoding metal ABC transporter permease, translated to MLDIFVAPFSDNQFMAQALLAGVLVSVACAIAGTFIVLRGLAFIGDALAHGVLPGIAVAMLLGFPGLMGAALGAAVMIGGVTLITQRSRLSSDTAIGLLFVGMLALGVVIVSRSGSFSGDLTRILFGELLGISWGDIAVQLIATLAIAAIAAICARPFMLMAFDPEQAQVAGFSSKKYHYLMMLLIAATIIFSFQTVGTLLVFGLLIAPAGAGALLASRVGAMMAWAAGFGTLSMYAGLLISYHFNLAAGAAVILVATAIFFTVFTIQNLQTRKQQRQAHSEEAASG